The following coding sequences lie in one Pseudarthrobacter phenanthrenivorans Sphe3 genomic window:
- a CDS encoding GcvT family protein — protein MSASPRVVIIGAGIVGTNLADELATRGWTNITVVEQGPLELAGGSTSHAPGLVFQNNPSRTMTEFATYTVNKLLALSKDGESCFNQVGGLELATTPERLADLKRKMGVMTSWGVESRIVDADECEKIYPLLNTGKLTGGREVLGGLLIPTDGLALAARAVQLLIERSSEAGVKYQGSTTVTGIAQEGGKVTGVETDNGLIPADIVVSCAGFWGRELGKMVGLEVPLLPLAHQYAISTPLPELEGVNELPKGASKPILRYQDKDLYYREWGDRIGIGSYAHRPMPVDMSALPKVSAEEMSDHRMPSRLDFTLEDFLPAWEDSQDLLPALRGSEIQDGFNGIFSFTPDGGPLMGEAPDLQGLFVAEAVWVTHSAGVAKAMAELLVEGRSRTDLHGCELTRFEKVQTSDAYVSETSQQNFVEIYDVMHPLQPRESPRDLRVSPFNVRQKELGAFFLESAGWERPHWFEANRGLLEELPAEWQPPQRDSWSALFSSPISAAEAWRTRTAVGLYDMTPLKRLSVVGPGAQALLHRLSTGNIAKKPGAVTYCLLLEHDGGIRSDVTVARLAEEDFQLGVNSNVDFDYLRVEARKQSAADPSQWVHVSDITGSTCCIGLWGPLAREVIGKVSSDDLTNDGLKYFRTKEISVGGIPVTAMRLSYVGELGWELYTTAEYGLKLWDLLFEAGREHGIIAAGRGAFNSMRLEKGYRLWGTDMTSEHHPYESGLGFSVAKDKAGFVGAEALAERKEQPATRALRCLTVDDGTSIVLGKEPVYVAGEAVGYVTSAAYGYTVRKPIAYAWLPASVSEGDAVEIEYFGKRIAATVTPEPLFDPGMERLRG, from the coding sequence ATGAGCGCATCACCACGCGTTGTCATTATCGGCGCCGGCATTGTCGGAACCAACCTTGCCGACGAACTCGCCACCCGGGGCTGGACCAACATCACGGTGGTGGAACAGGGCCCGCTGGAACTCGCCGGCGGCTCCACCTCGCACGCGCCGGGCCTGGTGTTCCAGAACAACCCGTCACGGACAATGACCGAATTCGCCACCTACACAGTGAACAAGCTGCTGGCCCTGAGCAAGGACGGCGAGTCCTGCTTCAACCAGGTGGGCGGCCTGGAACTGGCAACCACCCCCGAGCGCCTCGCCGACCTCAAGCGCAAAATGGGCGTGATGACCTCCTGGGGCGTCGAAAGCCGCATTGTCGACGCCGACGAATGCGAAAAGATCTACCCCCTCCTGAACACCGGAAAGCTCACCGGCGGACGCGAAGTCCTGGGCGGCCTGCTCATCCCCACCGACGGCCTGGCCCTGGCCGCCCGTGCGGTGCAGCTGCTGATTGAGCGTTCCAGCGAGGCCGGCGTGAAGTACCAGGGCTCCACCACGGTGACCGGCATCGCCCAGGAGGGCGGCAAGGTGACCGGCGTCGAAACCGACAACGGACTGATCCCGGCGGACATCGTGGTGTCCTGTGCAGGTTTCTGGGGCCGTGAACTCGGCAAGATGGTGGGGCTGGAAGTCCCGCTGCTGCCGCTGGCCCACCAGTACGCCATCAGCACCCCGCTGCCCGAACTCGAGGGCGTCAACGAGCTCCCCAAGGGCGCCAGCAAGCCCATCCTGCGCTACCAGGACAAGGACCTGTACTACCGCGAATGGGGCGACCGCATCGGCATCGGCAGCTACGCCCACCGCCCCATGCCGGTGGACATGTCCGCCCTGCCGAAGGTCTCCGCAGAGGAAATGTCGGACCACCGCATGCCCTCCCGCCTGGACTTCACCCTGGAAGACTTCCTGCCCGCCTGGGAGGACAGCCAGGACCTGCTGCCGGCACTGCGCGGCTCCGAGATCCAGGACGGCTTCAACGGCATCTTCTCCTTCACCCCCGACGGCGGCCCGCTCATGGGCGAGGCGCCCGACCTCCAGGGCCTGTTCGTGGCCGAAGCCGTCTGGGTCACGCACTCGGCCGGCGTGGCCAAGGCAATGGCGGAGCTGCTGGTGGAGGGCAGGTCCCGCACGGACCTGCACGGCTGCGAGCTCACCCGTTTCGAAAAGGTCCAGACCTCCGACGCCTACGTCAGCGAGACGTCGCAGCAGAACTTCGTGGAGATCTACGACGTGATGCACCCGCTGCAGCCCAGGGAATCCCCGCGGGACCTGCGCGTGAGCCCGTTCAACGTCCGCCAGAAGGAGCTCGGAGCGTTCTTCCTGGAGTCCGCCGGCTGGGAGCGGCCGCACTGGTTCGAGGCCAACCGCGGCCTGCTCGAGGAACTGCCCGCGGAGTGGCAGCCGCCGCAGCGGGACTCCTGGTCCGCCCTGTTCTCTTCCCCCATCTCGGCGGCAGAGGCATGGAGGACGCGTACCGCCGTCGGACTTTACGACATGACGCCGCTCAAGCGGCTGTCCGTTGTTGGTCCGGGCGCGCAGGCGCTGCTGCACCGGCTCAGCACGGGCAACATTGCCAAGAAGCCGGGTGCCGTGACGTACTGCCTGCTGCTGGAGCACGACGGCGGCATCCGCAGTGACGTGACGGTCGCACGGCTGGCGGAGGAAGACTTCCAGCTGGGCGTCAACAGCAACGTGGACTTCGACTACCTCCGGGTGGAGGCCCGGAAGCAGTCCGCTGCCGATCCAAGCCAGTGGGTGCATGTCTCAGACATCACCGGCAGCACCTGCTGCATCGGCCTGTGGGGTCCGCTGGCGCGCGAAGTGATCGGCAAGGTCAGCTCCGACGACCTCACCAACGACGGCCTGAAGTACTTCCGCACCAAGGAAATCTCGGTGGGCGGCATCCCGGTGACGGCCATGCGGCTCTCCTACGTGGGCGAACTCGGCTGGGAGCTCTACACCACCGCCGAGTACGGGCTGAAGCTCTGGGACCTGCTGTTCGAGGCGGGCCGGGAGCACGGCATCATCGCGGCCGGCCGCGGCGCCTTCAACAGCATGCGGCTCGAGAAGGGCTACCGGCTGTGGGGCACGGACATGACGTCCGAGCACCACCCGTACGAGTCCGGCCTGGGCTTCTCGGTGGCCAAGGACAAGGCCGGCTTCGTGGGTGCAGAGGCCCTGGCTGAGCGCAAGGAGCAGCCCGCCACGCGTGCGCTGCGCTGCCTGACGGTCGACGACGGCACCTCCATCGTGCTGGGCAAGGAACCGGTGTACGTGGCGGGGGAAGCCGTTGGGTACGTCACCAGTGCCGCCTACGGCTACACCGTCCGCAAGCCGATCGCCTACGCCTGGTTGCCGGCTTCGGTGTCAGAAGGGGACGCGGTGGAGATCGAGTACTTCGGTAAGCGCATCGCCGCTACCGTCACACCTGAGCCGCTCTTCGACCCGGGCATGGAGCGCCTCCGCGGCTAG
- a CDS encoding HNH endonuclease signature motif containing protein, translated as MGQAAVAKAFAEFKAALAVLNAEVDGCASEPFLAADPLAALADGCLDILAGVREVEAGFAGLKARAAVTYADSVQAIAPDMPVQAQEMAVAAEIGCLLALGHRAAGSFLAASHALTKELPRTLSALQSGTISWQHALVIVDEAATLDPAGVAALEAHFLDPDTPRPATAAAIGEVPAYRLRHKARTWRERHHVESIEKRHAKGVAERRVECRPDQDGMAWLSAYLPADQALAGWNRLNALTRAAQGPNEPRTLTQLRTDKFAEAILTSGTSTTFHADNRAGNGEEAGDSDGAGAGTGAGLAFPGIRAQVLVTVPVFSLMGLTEEPAVLDGFGPIPPSMARDLVAHGADSFHRVLVDPRDGAPLEIGRTSYRVTKAMRNWLRLRDGKCPFPGCSNHSLDNEADHLLAWAKGGTTGISNLGQPCPKHHRLRHISRWRPTPASATGPPGWISPAGRHYKSEHQDWEPPQWPGAAHAATGSPPDFLYIGGSPGEEVLTRFLHAPSG; from the coding sequence ATGGGACAGGCAGCGGTGGCAAAGGCTTTTGCGGAGTTCAAGGCCGCCCTCGCTGTGCTTAACGCCGAGGTGGATGGGTGTGCTTCGGAGCCGTTCCTGGCTGCTGATCCTTTGGCGGCGCTGGCGGACGGGTGCCTTGACATCCTTGCCGGGGTGCGGGAGGTGGAGGCCGGTTTCGCAGGCCTGAAGGCCCGTGCTGCCGTGACGTATGCGGACAGCGTCCAAGCTATAGCGCCGGATATGCCGGTGCAGGCGCAGGAGATGGCTGTCGCGGCGGAAATCGGCTGCCTCCTGGCCCTGGGACACCGGGCAGCGGGTTCGTTCCTGGCCGCGTCCCACGCGCTGACCAAGGAGTTGCCGCGGACGTTATCGGCACTGCAGTCCGGGACGATCTCCTGGCAGCACGCCCTGGTCATAGTGGACGAGGCCGCAACCCTGGACCCGGCCGGGGTCGCCGCCTTGGAAGCCCACTTCCTCGACCCCGACACACCCAGGCCTGCGACCGCCGCGGCGATCGGGGAAGTGCCGGCGTACCGGCTCCGGCACAAAGCCCGCACCTGGCGTGAACGCCACCACGTCGAATCCATCGAAAAGCGCCATGCCAAGGGGGTTGCTGAACGGCGGGTGGAATGCCGGCCGGACCAGGACGGCATGGCATGGCTCTCCGCTTATTTGCCCGCGGACCAGGCGCTGGCAGGCTGGAACCGCCTTAACGCCCTCACGCGGGCCGCGCAAGGACCAAACGAACCCCGCACCCTCACCCAACTCCGGACCGACAAATTCGCCGAAGCGATCCTCACCAGCGGAACCAGTACAACCTTCCATGCAGACAACAGGGCAGGTAACGGCGAGGAAGCAGGTGACAGCGACGGAGCGGGCGCCGGAACCGGTGCCGGCCTGGCGTTCCCGGGGATCCGGGCCCAGGTCCTGGTCACCGTGCCGGTGTTCTCGCTGATGGGCCTGACGGAGGAGCCGGCGGTGCTGGACGGGTTTGGCCCCATTCCGCCGTCCATGGCACGGGACCTGGTTGCACACGGAGCAGACTCCTTTCACCGCGTCCTGGTCGATCCGCGGGACGGGGCACCACTGGAGATCGGGCGCACCAGTTACCGGGTGACCAAGGCGATGCGCAATTGGCTCAGGCTGCGGGACGGCAAATGCCCCTTCCCCGGCTGCAGCAACCACTCCCTCGACAACGAGGCAGACCACCTCCTCGCGTGGGCCAAGGGCGGCACCACCGGGATCAGCAACCTGGGACAGCCCTGCCCGAAGCACCACAGGCTTCGGCATATCAGCCGCTGGAGGCCCACCCCGGCCAGCGCAACCGGACCACCCGGCTGGATCTCACCTGCCGGCCGGCACTACAAGAGCGAACACCAGGACTGGGAACCACCCCAGTGGCCCGGAGCAGCACATGCTGCCACCGGCAGCCCACCCGATTTTCTCTACATCGGCGGCTCCCCAGGAGAAGAAGTACTGACCCGCTTCCTGCACGCCCCATCCGGCTGA
- a CDS encoding FdhF/YdeP family oxidoreductase encodes MKFGKQPAPVADINEDDLEVHKPKTEAAGVKAVMVALERAVAQAGVARTAHSLLRLNQRGGFDCPGCAWPESDKKRKAAEFCENGAKAVAEENTLRTVGAEFWAKHSIAELSTKTEYWLGNQGRLSEPVVIREGDTHYSPISWAEAFELIGEHVRATTADRCVFYTSGRTANETAFMYQLYARAIGTNNLPDCSNMCHESSGSALNPTIGIGKGTVSLDDIHDSELIFVVGQNPGTNHPRMLSALKECKDKGGKVVAVNPLPEAGLFNFKDPQTVSGVVGGGTPLADEYLQIKVGGDLALFQALGHLLLAEEERNPGTVVDHSFIAAQTDGFDAYRDARKDLDWAETEKATGLTRAQIEKVAGMLIASKATIFCWALGVTQQPHSVDTIKEMVNVLLLQGNFGKPGAGACPVRGHSNVQGDRTMGIWEKPKEGLLQALDTEFGITSPRHHGYDAVEAMEAFERDEVDVFVSMGGNFSLACSDTEMLEAGMQRIGLTVHISTKPNRSHIVHGRTSLILPTLGRTDKDDKHPKGAQFLSVEDSMSVVHSTQGRLTPVSEHLLAEPVIVARMAEATFGPDHSVDWKAMAEDYDVIRDHIERVLPGFEDFNARVRTKNGFVLPNPPRDTRSFATDIGRGRFTVSPLEYLTPPPGHLVLQTIRSHDQYNTTYYGLDDRYRGISGGRRVILIHPEDLVELGFKDRDLVDVISTFGGHDRKADKFRLVAYPTAKGCAAAYFPEANVLVHKENVARESNTPGFKAMFVRFVPHVAETAAEAAAGGLEPAAAR; translated from the coding sequence ATGAAGTTCGGTAAGCAGCCCGCCCCCGTCGCGGACATCAACGAGGACGACCTCGAAGTCCACAAGCCCAAGACTGAGGCCGCCGGCGTCAAAGCGGTCATGGTGGCCCTGGAACGCGCCGTGGCGCAGGCGGGCGTTGCCCGCACCGCCCATTCATTGCTGCGGCTGAACCAGCGGGGCGGCTTCGACTGCCCGGGCTGCGCCTGGCCGGAGTCGGACAAGAAGCGCAAGGCGGCCGAGTTCTGCGAGAACGGCGCGAAGGCCGTGGCGGAGGAAAACACCCTCCGCACCGTGGGCGCCGAGTTCTGGGCGAAGCATTCCATTGCCGAGCTTTCGACGAAGACGGAGTACTGGCTGGGCAACCAGGGCCGGCTCAGCGAGCCGGTGGTGATCCGGGAAGGCGATACCCACTACTCCCCGATCTCCTGGGCTGAGGCGTTCGAGCTGATCGGCGAGCACGTGCGTGCCACCACGGCAGACCGGTGCGTTTTCTACACTTCCGGGCGGACCGCGAACGAGACCGCCTTCATGTACCAGCTCTACGCCCGGGCAATCGGCACCAACAACCTGCCGGACTGCTCAAACATGTGCCACGAGTCCTCGGGTTCGGCCCTGAACCCGACCATCGGCATCGGCAAGGGCACAGTGTCCCTGGACGACATCCACGATTCCGAACTGATCTTCGTGGTCGGGCAGAACCCGGGAACCAACCACCCCCGCATGCTCTCCGCGCTCAAGGAATGCAAGGACAAAGGCGGGAAGGTAGTGGCGGTCAACCCGCTGCCCGAGGCCGGCCTGTTCAACTTCAAGGACCCGCAGACCGTCTCCGGCGTCGTCGGCGGCGGCACCCCGCTCGCGGACGAATACCTGCAGATCAAGGTGGGCGGTGACCTGGCACTGTTCCAGGCCCTCGGCCACCTCCTCCTCGCAGAGGAAGAGCGGAACCCGGGGACCGTCGTCGACCATTCCTTCATCGCCGCGCAGACGGACGGGTTTGACGCCTACCGCGACGCCCGCAAGGACCTGGACTGGGCCGAAACGGAGAAGGCCACCGGCCTCACCCGCGCCCAGATCGAAAAAGTAGCCGGCATGCTCATTGCCTCCAAGGCCACCATCTTTTGCTGGGCCCTCGGTGTCACCCAGCAGCCGCACTCGGTGGACACCATCAAGGAAATGGTCAATGTCCTGCTCCTGCAGGGCAACTTCGGCAAACCCGGCGCCGGCGCCTGCCCCGTCCGCGGGCACTCCAACGTCCAGGGCGACCGGACTATGGGCATCTGGGAGAAGCCCAAGGAAGGGCTCCTGCAGGCCCTGGACACCGAGTTCGGCATCACCTCCCCCCGGCACCACGGCTACGACGCGGTGGAGGCCATGGAAGCCTTCGAACGCGACGAAGTGGACGTGTTCGTGTCCATGGGCGGCAACTTCTCCCTGGCCTGCTCGGACACCGAGATGCTGGAGGCCGGGATGCAGCGGATCGGTCTGACCGTGCATATTTCCACCAAACCCAACCGCTCCCACATCGTCCACGGCCGAACCTCCCTGATCCTGCCCACCCTGGGCCGGACGGACAAGGACGACAAGCACCCCAAGGGCGCCCAGTTCCTCTCCGTGGAGGACTCCATGTCCGTGGTCCACTCCACCCAAGGCCGCCTCACCCCCGTCTCGGAGCACCTGCTCGCCGAGCCGGTTATCGTCGCCCGAATGGCCGAGGCCACCTTCGGCCCGGACCACTCCGTGGACTGGAAAGCCATGGCCGAGGACTACGACGTCATCCGCGACCACATCGAACGTGTCCTGCCCGGCTTCGAGGACTTCAATGCCCGGGTCCGGACCAAAAACGGGTTCGTGCTGCCCAACCCGCCCCGGGACACCCGCTCCTTCGCCACGGACATCGGCCGCGGCCGCTTCACGGTCAGTCCGCTGGAATACCTCACCCCGCCGCCGGGGCACCTGGTCCTGCAGACCATCCGGAGCCACGACCAGTACAACACCACCTACTACGGCCTGGACGACCGCTACCGCGGCATTTCCGGCGGCCGCCGCGTCATCCTGATCCACCCTGAGGATTTGGTGGAACTGGGCTTCAAGGACCGCGACCTCGTGGACGTCATCAGCACCTTCGGCGGCCACGACCGCAAAGCGGACAAGTTCCGCCTGGTGGCCTACCCCACGGCCAAGGGCTGCGCCGCCGCGTACTTCCCCGAAGCCAACGTCCTGGTCCACAAGGAAAACGTGGCGCGGGAATCCAACACCCCCGGCTTCAAAGCCATGTTCGTCCGGTTCGTCCCGCACGTTGCCGAAACGGCCGCCGAGGCAGCTGCGGGGGGACTGGAGCCTGCCGCAGCCAGGTAG
- a CDS encoding MBL fold metallo-hydrolase: MAVTIENLVTSGTFSLDGGTWDVDNNVWIVGNDEECVVIDSPHDAAAIINQVKGRKVLAILQTHAHNDHIGAARDVADAVGAPIYLNPADLVLWEQVYPDAKPDRELADGDVFEVAGATLRAIHTPGHSPGSTCFYLESEGTVFTGDTLFNGGPGATGRSYSDYPTILASIRERLLTLPPETVVRTGHGDNTTIAAEQETLAKVSQ, translated from the coding sequence ATGGCGGTCACCATCGAGAACCTGGTCACCTCGGGCACGTTTTCGCTCGACGGCGGCACCTGGGATGTGGACAACAACGTTTGGATCGTCGGCAACGACGAGGAGTGCGTGGTTATTGACTCCCCGCATGACGCCGCGGCGATCATCAACCAGGTGAAGGGCCGGAAGGTCCTCGCGATCCTGCAGACCCACGCGCACAATGACCACATCGGCGCTGCCCGGGACGTTGCTGACGCGGTCGGCGCGCCGATCTACCTCAACCCCGCGGACCTGGTCCTCTGGGAGCAGGTCTATCCGGACGCCAAGCCGGACCGGGAACTGGCCGACGGGGACGTCTTCGAGGTGGCCGGGGCAACACTGCGGGCCATCCACACCCCCGGACATTCCCCCGGTTCCACCTGCTTCTACCTGGAAAGCGAAGGGACGGTGTTCACCGGGGACACGCTGTTCAACGGCGGGCCCGGTGCGACCGGGCGGTCCTACAGTGACTACCCCACCATCCTGGCCTCGATCCGGGAACGGCTGCTCACCCTCCCGCCGGAAACCGTGGTCCGCACCGGGCACGGGGACAACACCACCATCGCTGCGGAGCAGGAAACGCTGGCGAAGGTTTCGCAGTAA
- a CDS encoding S-(hydroxymethyl)mycothiol dehydrogenase has translation MVHKVKAVIAKEKNAPVSVETILVPDPGPGEALVDIMTCGVCHTDLHYKQGGINDDFPFLLGHEATGVVSAVGDDVTSVAPGDRVILNWRAVCGECRACAKGQPQYCFNTHNATQKMTLEDGTVLSPALGIGAFAEKTLVAAGQCTKVDPEADAAAVGLLGCGIMAGIGAAINTGEIKRGESVAVIGCGGVGIAAIAGAKLAGATTIIAVDIDANKVEMATSHGATHGIDSSKEDPIEAIRALTGGHGADVVIDAVGRPETYKQAFYARDLAGRVVLVGVPTPAMKLELPLLDVFGRGGSLKSSWYGDCLPSRDFPMLVAHYKLGNLDLDAFVSERITIDQVEEAFDRMHEGKVLRSVVEL, from the coding sequence ATGGTTCACAAAGTCAAGGCTGTCATTGCCAAGGAAAAGAACGCTCCGGTGTCAGTGGAGACCATCCTGGTCCCGGACCCGGGCCCGGGCGAGGCCTTGGTGGACATCATGACGTGCGGGGTGTGCCATACGGACCTGCACTACAAGCAGGGTGGAATCAATGATGATTTCCCGTTCCTGCTGGGCCACGAGGCAACCGGTGTGGTGTCCGCCGTGGGCGATGATGTTACCTCCGTTGCTCCGGGTGACCGCGTGATCCTGAACTGGCGGGCGGTGTGTGGGGAGTGCCGCGCCTGCGCCAAGGGCCAGCCGCAGTACTGCTTTAACACGCACAACGCCACCCAGAAGATGACCCTTGAGGACGGCACGGTCCTCTCCCCCGCGCTGGGCATCGGCGCGTTCGCGGAAAAGACGCTGGTTGCCGCCGGGCAGTGCACCAAGGTGGACCCCGAAGCCGATGCTGCCGCCGTCGGGCTGCTCGGCTGCGGCATCATGGCCGGCATCGGCGCCGCCATCAACACCGGCGAGATCAAGCGCGGCGAGTCCGTGGCAGTGATCGGCTGCGGCGGTGTTGGCATCGCCGCGATCGCCGGCGCCAAGCTTGCCGGGGCCACCACGATCATCGCGGTGGACATTGACGCCAACAAAGTGGAAATGGCAACGTCCCACGGCGCCACGCACGGCATCGATTCCAGCAAGGAAGACCCCATCGAGGCCATCCGCGCCCTCACGGGAGGCCACGGCGCAGACGTGGTGATTGACGCCGTCGGCCGTCCCGAAACGTACAAGCAGGCGTTCTACGCCCGCGACCTCGCCGGCCGCGTGGTGTTGGTGGGCGTTCCGACGCCGGCCATGAAGCTGGAACTGCCGCTGCTGGACGTCTTTGGCCGGGGCGGGTCGCTGAAGTCCTCCTGGTACGGGGACTGCCTGCCCTCCCGTGACTTCCCGATGCTCGTGGCGCACTACAAGCTGGGCAACCTTGACCTGGACGCTTTCGTTTCCGAACGGATCACCATCGACCAGGTGGAGGAAGCCTTTGACAGGATGCACGAGGGCAAGGTTCTGCGTTCGGTGGTGGAACTCTAA
- a CDS encoding MFS transporter codes for MSNEISPAASHGRIEGSLMSHSHPQPADTAVSKETRRRVIAASFIGNFVEWFDYAVYGYLAVTIATVFFPESDPQTGLLLTFALFAISFLVRPLGGFIWGHIGDRVGRRTALSLSILIMSGATFCIALIPGYDVIGLWAPVLLLIIRVVQGFSASGEYAGASAFLVEYAPANRRGLYAAVVPASTAAGLLLGSLLAGLLTTLLSTEAMHSWGWRLPFLLAAPMGLIGRYIRTKLEDTPVFRELEAEDQAAKAPVASLFRKHWRQLLQAVGAVLLNAVGFYVILSYMPTYLSSELGLGETESFLATTVALTTYIGFIFLTGMLSDRYGRKKVLIAASVSFILLTVPAFALLGTGNFLVIVLVQILLGAMLTLNDGTLPSFLAEMFPTRVRYSGFAVSFNLSNALFGGTAPFMATLLIAATASDLAPAWYLVAAAVVSLIAVALSRETCKEPLRHE; via the coding sequence ATGAGTAACGAGATCTCCCCCGCGGCGTCCCACGGCCGCATCGAGGGCAGCCTGATGAGCCACTCTCACCCCCAACCTGCTGACACCGCCGTCAGCAAAGAGACCCGCCGCAGGGTCATCGCGGCCAGCTTCATCGGAAACTTTGTCGAATGGTTCGATTACGCGGTGTACGGCTACCTGGCCGTAACCATCGCCACCGTCTTCTTTCCTGAATCGGATCCGCAGACCGGCTTGCTGCTGACCTTCGCGCTCTTTGCCATTTCCTTCCTGGTCCGTCCCCTGGGCGGGTTCATCTGGGGCCACATCGGTGACAGGGTGGGGCGCCGGACGGCACTGTCACTCTCCATCCTCATCATGTCCGGTGCCACGTTCTGCATCGCCCTGATCCCCGGCTACGACGTCATCGGGCTCTGGGCACCCGTCCTGCTCCTGATCATCAGGGTGGTCCAAGGCTTCTCCGCTTCCGGCGAATACGCGGGAGCGTCCGCCTTCCTGGTGGAGTACGCGCCGGCCAACCGGCGTGGCCTCTACGCTGCGGTGGTCCCCGCCAGTACGGCGGCAGGCCTGCTCCTTGGTTCCCTGCTGGCCGGGTTGCTGACCACGCTTCTCAGCACCGAAGCGATGCACAGCTGGGGCTGGCGCCTGCCGTTCCTGCTGGCAGCACCCATGGGCCTGATTGGCCGGTATATCCGGACCAAGCTGGAAGACACCCCCGTGTTCCGCGAACTGGAGGCGGAAGACCAGGCAGCCAAGGCGCCCGTCGCCAGCCTGTTCCGGAAACACTGGCGGCAACTGCTGCAGGCCGTCGGCGCCGTGCTGCTCAACGCCGTCGGCTTCTACGTGATCCTCAGCTACATGCCCACGTACCTGTCCTCGGAGCTGGGCCTTGGGGAAACCGAATCCTTCCTGGCCACCACCGTGGCGCTGACCACCTACATCGGCTTCATCTTCCTGACCGGAATGCTCTCGGACCGCTATGGGCGGAAGAAGGTGCTCATTGCGGCGTCCGTGAGCTTCATCCTTCTGACTGTGCCCGCGTTCGCCCTGCTGGGTACGGGGAACTTCCTGGTCATCGTCCTGGTCCAGATCCTGCTGGGCGCCATGCTCACCCTCAATGACGGCACGCTCCCCAGCTTCCTGGCGGAGATGTTCCCCACGCGGGTCCGTTACAGCGGCTTCGCCGTCAGCTTCAACCTCTCCAATGCACTGTTCGGCGGTACCGCCCCGTTCATGGCGACCCTCCTGATCGCGGCCACGGCGAGCGACCTGGCGCCTGCCTGGTACCTGGTGGCAGCCGCCGTCGTCTCCCTCATCGCCGTGGCGCTGTCCAGGGAGACCTGCAAGGAACCCCTGCGCCACGAATAG
- a CDS encoding aminopeptidase P family protein, which translates to MTITTENATTVAELERTKILKNGEKVSLTFSDAEFERRIAGLRRIMAEKELDAVVLTSYHSIKYYSDFLYTTFGRSYGMVVTKDDTVTVTANIDAGMPWRRSYGDNIVYTDWRRDNYIFAIQEVLRTRGINPRRLGVEDDSLPLDNRNKIQAAFPSATLVDVAQAAMRQRMIKSAEEIEVIKHGARIGDLGGEAIRNAITAGISEYEVALIGTEAMVHEIARTFPDSEIRDTWVWFQSGINTDGAHNWATTRKIQEHDILSLNCFPMTSGYYTALERTLFYGEPDARSLELWNINVEVHKRGLELIKPGAVCKDIAAELNEIYVGYGLLANRTFGYGHSFGVLSHYYGREAGLELREDIDTVLEPGMVVSMEPMITVLDGQPGAGGYREHDILVVGEDGAENITKFPFGPEYNIIGA; encoded by the coding sequence ATGACCATCACCACCGAAAATGCCACCACCGTCGCCGAGCTCGAGCGCACCAAAATCCTGAAGAACGGCGAAAAGGTCAGCCTGACGTTCTCGGATGCCGAGTTTGAGCGCCGGATCGCGGGACTGCGCCGCATCATGGCGGAGAAGGAACTGGACGCCGTCGTCCTCACCAGCTACCACTCCATCAAGTACTACTCCGACTTCCTCTACACCACCTTCGGCCGTTCCTACGGCATGGTGGTCACCAAGGATGACACCGTCACCGTTACCGCCAATATCGACGCCGGCATGCCTTGGCGCCGCAGCTACGGCGACAACATCGTCTACACGGACTGGCGCCGTGACAACTACATCTTCGCCATCCAGGAAGTCCTCCGGACCCGCGGCATCAACCCGCGCCGCCTCGGCGTCGAGGACGACTCGCTGCCGCTGGACAACCGCAACAAGATCCAGGCAGCCTTCCCGTCCGCAACCCTCGTGGACGTGGCCCAGGCCGCCATGCGCCAGCGCATGATCAAGTCCGCCGAGGAAATCGAGGTCATCAAGCACGGCGCCCGCATCGGCGACCTCGGCGGCGAGGCCATCCGCAATGCCATCACCGCCGGGATCAGCGAGTACGAGGTGGCGCTGATCGGCACCGAGGCCATGGTCCACGAGATCGCCAGGACCTTCCCCGACTCCGAGATCCGCGACACCTGGGTCTGGTTCCAGTCCGGGATCAACACCGACGGCGCCCACAACTGGGCCACCACCCGCAAGATCCAGGAACACGACATCCTGTCCCTGAACTGCTTTCCCATGACCTCCGGCTACTACACGGCCCTGGAGCGGACGCTGTTCTACGGCGAACCGGATGCCCGCTCGCTGGAACTGTGGAACATCAACGTGGAAGTCCACAAGCGCGGACTGGAGCTGATCAAGCCCGGCGCTGTCTGCAAGGACATCGCCGCCGAGCTCAACGAGATCTACGTCGGCTACGGCCTGCTGGCCAACCGCACCTTCGGCTACGGCCACTCCTTCGGCGTCCTCAGCCACTACTACGGACGCGAAGCCGGACTCGAGCTCCGCGAGGACATCGATACCGTGCTCGAACCCGGCATGGTGGTCTCCATGGAGCCGATGATCACCGTCCTCGACGGCCAGCCGGGTGCCGGCGGCTACCGCGAGCACGACATCCTGGTGGTGGGCGAGGATGGCGCGGAGAACATTACCAAGTTCCCGTTCGGCCCCGAGTACAACATCATCGGCGCCTGA